Proteins encoded together in one Prunus dulcis chromosome 3, ALMONDv2, whole genome shotgun sequence window:
- the LOC117621301 gene encoding protein DJ-1 homolog D-like isoform X2 codes for MGNPKGEERRRRVLLLCGDYMEDYEAMVPFQALQAFGVSVDAVSPVKQAGDICATAITIQVESTDQANAESRGHNFTLNATFDDIEFDKYDGLVIPGGRSPEHLAMKASVVELARKFSDSRKPIAAICHGLLVLAPAGAVKGRKCTAVSTMKPGLVAAGAHWVEPDTLSVCVADDNLITGVTYYGNPEFIRLFLKALGGNICSSERRVLIIIGNYAEDYEVTVPYQTLKVLGCHVDVVCPKKKAGDTCPTAIRDLEGGQTYSEIRGHNFVLTADFESIDASSYDALVLPGGKAPEFLALKEDVIVLVKQFMEARKPVASICHGLEILVAAGVLQVWFLKKKT; via the exons atggGGAATCCGAAAGGCGAGGAGCGGAGGAGGAGGGTGTTGTTACTGTGCGGGGACTACATGGAAGATTACGAGGCAATGGTCCCATTTCAAGCACTGCAGGCATTTGGAGTCTCTGTTGATGCAGTTTCTCCTGTCAAGCAAGCTGGTGATATCTGCGCCACTGCCATAACCATTCAAGTAGAGTCCACTGACCAG GCTAATGCCGAATCTCGTGGTCACAATTTCACACTGAATGCAACATTTGATGACATCGAATTTGACAAATATGATGGTCTAGTTATACCAGGAGGACGATCTCCTGAACATCTTGCTATGAAGGCATCCGTTGTAGAATTGGCGAGAAAATTTTCTGACTCCAGAAAGCCAATTGCTGCTATTTGCCATGGGCTGTTGGTCTTAGCACCTGCAGGCGCTGTTAAAGGTCGCAAATGCACAGCGGTTTCAACTATGAAACCTGGATTGGTTGCTGCTGGTGCTCACTGGGTAGAACCCGATACATTGTCAGTGTGTGTTGCTGATGATAATTTAATTACTGGGGTCACATATTATGGCAATCCTGAGTTCATTAGGCTTTTTCTCAAGGCACTAGGAGGCAACATATGTTCTTCAGAGAGAAGGGTCCTCATCATCATTGGA AACTACGCGGAAGATTATGAGGTAACTGTGCCTTATCAGACCCTCAAAGTTCTAGGATGCCATGTTGATGTGGTTTGCCCCAAGAAGAAAGCCGGTGATACCTGCCCAACTGCTATCCGTGATCTTGAAGGGGGCCAAACCTACAGTGAGATCCGGGgacataattttgttttaacaGCTGACTTTGAATCCATAGATGCCTCAAGTTATGACGCTCTTGTACTCCCTGGAGGTAAAGCTCCAGAGTTTTTGGCACTAAAGGAGGATGTTATTGTACTAGTGAAACAATTTATGGAAGCCAGGAAACCAGTTGCATCCATCTGCCATGGCCTGGAAATTTTAGTTGCTGCTGGTGTTCTGCAGGTATGGttcttaaagaaaaaaacatag
- the LOC117621301 gene encoding protein DJ-1 homolog D-like isoform X1 has protein sequence MGNPKGEERRRRVLLLCGDYMEDYEAMVPFQALQAFGVSVDAVSPVKQAGDICATAITIQVESTDQANAESRGHNFTLNATFDDIEFDKYDGLVIPGGRSPEHLAMKASVVELARKFSDSRKPIAAICHGLLVLAPAGAVKGRKCTAVSTMKPGLVAAGAHWVEPDTLSVCVADDNLITGVTYYGNPEFIRLFLKALGGNICSSERRVLIIIGNYAEDYEVTVPYQTLKVLGCHVDVVCPKKKAGDTCPTAIRDLEGGQTYSEIRGHNFVLTADFESIDASSYDALVLPGGKAPEFLALKEDVIVLVKQFMEARKPVASICHGLEILVAAGVLQGKKCTGYPGIKARVVSSGGTFVEADPIDRCVTDGNLVTAAAWHGQPELISQLMTLLDIRVSF, from the exons atggGGAATCCGAAAGGCGAGGAGCGGAGGAGGAGGGTGTTGTTACTGTGCGGGGACTACATGGAAGATTACGAGGCAATGGTCCCATTTCAAGCACTGCAGGCATTTGGAGTCTCTGTTGATGCAGTTTCTCCTGTCAAGCAAGCTGGTGATATCTGCGCCACTGCCATAACCATTCAAGTAGAGTCCACTGACCAG GCTAATGCCGAATCTCGTGGTCACAATTTCACACTGAATGCAACATTTGATGACATCGAATTTGACAAATATGATGGTCTAGTTATACCAGGAGGACGATCTCCTGAACATCTTGCTATGAAGGCATCCGTTGTAGAATTGGCGAGAAAATTTTCTGACTCCAGAAAGCCAATTGCTGCTATTTGCCATGGGCTGTTGGTCTTAGCACCTGCAGGCGCTGTTAAAGGTCGCAAATGCACAGCGGTTTCAACTATGAAACCTGGATTGGTTGCTGCTGGTGCTCACTGGGTAGAACCCGATACATTGTCAGTGTGTGTTGCTGATGATAATTTAATTACTGGGGTCACATATTATGGCAATCCTGAGTTCATTAGGCTTTTTCTCAAGGCACTAGGAGGCAACATATGTTCTTCAGAGAGAAGGGTCCTCATCATCATTGGA AACTACGCGGAAGATTATGAGGTAACTGTGCCTTATCAGACCCTCAAAGTTCTAGGATGCCATGTTGATGTGGTTTGCCCCAAGAAGAAAGCCGGTGATACCTGCCCAACTGCTATCCGTGATCTTGAAGGGGGCCAAACCTACAGTGAGATCCGGGgacataattttgttttaacaGCTGACTTTGAATCCATAGATGCCTCAAGTTATGACGCTCTTGTACTCCCTGGAGGTAAAGCTCCAGAGTTTTTGGCACTAAAGGAGGATGTTATTGTACTAGTGAAACAATTTATGGAAGCCAGGAAACCAGTTGCATCCATCTGCCATGGCCTGGAAATTTTAGTTGCTGCTGGTGTTCTGCAG GGGAAGAAATGTACTGGATACCCAGGGATTAAGGCTCGTGTGGTTTCGTCAGGGGGGACGTTTGTGGAAGCGGATCCAATAGATCGTTGTGTCACTGATGGAAATCTGGTTACCGCAGCAGCGTGGCATGGCCAACCAGAGCTTATTTCTCAGTTGATGACATTGCTTGATATTCGAGTATCATTCTAG
- the LOC117620865 gene encoding uncharacterized protein LOC117620865, whose translation MQEFKRTHRPIPLDCIHPRWKKLDFLEPRPIATSNNPPENAQLELFVKWFQSCSSETKRHVSMKLQEIMNPTSTTLTQPQLKIKTKGRPKVDTSTRHLPSAFEVVLFGQDSAHSIDKVVTRPPCKKPMTIPQKRSVFNSQTQPLPYVNPKKRPSKLPVYRPKPIVDDSCLTPEGAQDVKSDGNCGFRAIGSLMGFGDNAWRKVHRDLLKELRKESVIYELILNGKEWPLTFFPYETAPLDSIYRREISIGFVNHNHWIKVYLEGQHPMPPVDERWLRCATITASDWLTPYQDRIRQFRYEAGIADPYDNDHIFIE comes from the exons ATGCAAGAGTTCAAACGGACTCATAGGCCCATTCCACTTGATTGTATTCATCCTCGTTGGAAGAAGTTAGATTTTTTGGAGCCCCGACCTATTGCTACATCGAACAATCCTCCAGAAAATGCACAATTAGAATTATTTGTGAAGTGGTTTCAAAGTTGTAGTTCTGAGACAAAGAGACATGTTAGTATGAAGTTACAAGAGATTATGAATCCCACATCTACCACGCTTACACAACCCCAGCTGAAGATTAAAACAAAAGGTCGTCCAAAAGTTGACACATCTACTCGACATTTGCCTTCTGCTTTTGAGGTTGTCTTATTTGGTCAAGATAGTGCACATTcgattgacaaagttgttacAAGACCGCCATGTAAGAAGCCAATGACCATACCCCAAAAGCGATCAGTATTCAATAGTCAGACACAACCATTGCCATATGTGAATCCAAAGAAGCGGCCTTCGAAGCTACCT GTCTATAGGCCTAAACCCATTGTAGATGACTCTTGCTTAACACCAGA AGGGGCACAAGATGTTAAGAGTGATGGTAATTGTGGTTTTAGAGCCATTGGATCATTGATGGGATTTGGTGACAATGCTTGGCGCAAAGTACATAGAGACTTGTTGAAGGAGTTGAGGAAAGAATCTGTCATATACGAGTTAATATTAAATGGTAAGGAATGG CCACTTACATTTTTTCCATATGAGACTGCTCCATTGGATTCTATCTATCGCCGTGAGATTTCGATTGGATTTGTTAACCACAACCACTGGATTAAg gTTTATTTGGAAGGTCAACACCCTATGCCACCAGTTGATGAGCGTTGGTTGAGATGTGCAACCATAACTGCATCAGATTGGCTTACGCCATATCAGGATCGTATACGTCAATTTAGATATGAAGCTGGTATAGCAGACCCTTATGATAATGACCATATATTTATTGAGTAG
- the LOC117621306 gene encoding protein DJ-1 homolog D-like — protein MANPKAERRVLLLCGDYMEDYEAMVPFQAFQAYGVSVDAVCPGKKSGEICPTAIHQYSPAHQTYSESRGHNFTLNATFDDVEFDKYDGLIIPGGRAPEYLAMDASVVGLVRKFSDSRKPIAAICHGQLVLAAAGAVKGRKCTAFPTLGPVLAAAGAYWVEPKTMSGCAVDDNLVTGATFEGHPEFIGLFVNALGGNIAGSDKRILFLCGDFMEDYEITVPFQSLQALGCHVDGVCPKKKAGDICTTAVHDFEGDQTYSEKPGHNFTLTADFDTVDVSSYDALVIPGGRAPEYLALDEKVIEIVKQIVEAGKPVASICHGQQILAAAGVLQGKKCTAYPAVKLNVVLSGATWVEPDPIDRCFTDGNLVTGAAWPGHPEFISQLMAVLDVRVSF, from the exons ATGGCGAATCCAAAAGCTGAACGCAGAGTGTTGTTACTATGCGGAGACTACATGGAAGACTACGAAGCGATGGTCCCATTTCAAGCATTTCAGGCTTATGGAGTCTCTGTTGATGCCGTCTGTCCTGGCAAGAAATCTGGTGAGATCTGCCCCACCGCCATTCATCAATATTCTCCTGCTCACCAG ACTTATTCTGAATCACGCGGTCACAATTTTACGCTCAATGCAACATTTGATGACGTTGAGTTTGACAAATATGATGGACTAATAATACCAGGAGGACGGGCTCCTGAATATCTTGCTATGGATGCATCGGTTGTAGGGTTGGTGAGAAAATTTTCCGATTCTAGAAAGCCAATTGCTGCTATTTGCCATGGGCAGTTGGTCTTAGCAGCTGCTGGCGCTGTTAAAGGTCGAAAGTGTACTGCGTTCCCAACTCTGGGACCTGTACTCGCTGCTGCAGGCGCTTACTGGGTAGAACCTAAGACCATGTCGGGTTGTGCCGTTGATGATAATCTAGTTACTGGGGCTACATTTGAAGGTCATCCTGAGTTCATTGGGCTTTTTGTGAACGCACTGGGGGGTAACATAGCTGGTTCAGATAAGAGGATCCTGTTTCTCTGTGGA GATTTCATGGAAGATTATGAGATAACTGTGCCTTTTCAATCCCTTCAAGCTCTAGGATGCCATGTTGATGGAGTTTGCCCCAAGAAAAAAGCTGGTGATATCTGCACAACTGCTGTCCATGATTTTGAAGGTGATCAAACCTACAGTGAGAAGCCAGGCCACAATTTCACTTTAACAGCTGATTTTGATACTGTTGATGTCTCAAGTTACGATGCTCTTGTAATCCCTGGAGGTCGAGCTCCAGAATATTTGGCATTGGATGAGAAAGTTATTGAAATAGTGAAGCAAATCGTGGAAGCTGGGAAACCAGTTGCATCCATCTGCCATGGGCAGCAGATTTTAGCTGCTGCTGGTGTTCTGCAG GGAAAGAAATGCACTGCATACCCAGCAGTGAAGCTTAATGTGGTTTTGTCGGGAGCAACATGGGTGGAACCTGATCCAATAGATCGTTGCTTCACTGATGGAAATTTGGTTACTGGAGCAGCGTGGCCGGGCCACCCGGAGTTCATTTCGCAACTGATGGCAGTGCTTGATGTTCGAGTATCATTCTAG
- the LOC117621307 gene encoding protein DJ-1 homolog D-like: MAKGERRVLLVLGDYVEDYEAMVPFQALQAYGVSVDAVCPGKKAGDICRTAIHQLSPAHQTYSESRGHNFALNATFDDIEFNKYDGLIIPGGRAPEYLALDASVLELVRKFSDSGKPIASICHGQLVLAAAGSVKGRKCTAFPAVRPVLVAAGAYWVEPETMLACVVDGNIITGATYEGHPEFIRLFVKALGGNITGSDRRILFLCGDFMEDYEVIVPFQSLQALGCHVDAVCPKKKAGEICATAVHDFEGDQTYSEKPGHNFTLTADFEALDVSSYNALVIPGGRAPEYLALDEKVIALVKQIVEARKPIASICHGQQILAAAGVLQGKKCTAYPAVKLNVILSGATWLEPDPIDRCFTDGNLVTGAAWPGHPEFISQLMTLLDIRVSF; the protein is encoded by the exons ATGGCGAAAGGCGAACGGAGGGTGTTGTTGGTATTGGGGGACTACGTGGAAGACTACGAGGCGATGGTTCCATTTCAAGCACTGCAGGCATATGGAGTGTCCGTTGATGCTGTCTGTCCTGGCAAGAAAGCTGGTGATATCTGCCGCACAGCCATTCATCAACTTTCTCCTGCTCACCAG ACTTATTCTGAATCACGTGGTCACAATTTCGCACTCAATGCAACATTTGATGACATTGAATTTAACAAATATGATGGATTAATAATACCTGGAGGACGGGCACCTGAATATCTTGCTTTGGATGCGTCGGTTTTAGAATTGGTGAGAAAGTTTTCTGATTCCGGAAAGCCAATTGCTTCGATTTGCCATGGGCAACTTGTCCTAGCAGCTGCAGGCTCGGTTAAAGGTAGGAAGTGTACGGCCTTCCCAGCTGTCAGACCTGTACTTGTTGCTGCAGGTGCTTATTGGGTGGAACCCGAGACCATGTTGGCGTGTGTTGTTGATGGTAATATAATTACTGGGGCTACATATGAAGGCCATCCTGAGTTCATTAGGCTTTTTGTAAAGGCACTAGGAGGTAACATAACTGGTTCAGATAGGAGGATCCTGTTTCTCTGTGGG GACTTCATGGAAGATTATGAGGTAATTGTGCCTTTTCAGTCTCTTCAAGCTCTAGGATGCCATGTTGATGCAGTTTGCCCCAAGAAGAAAGCTGGTGAAATCTGTGCAACTGCTGTCCATGATTTTGAAGGTGACCAAACATACAGTGAGAAGCCGGGCCATAATTTCACTTTAACAGCTGACTTTGAAGCTCTAGATGTCTCAAGTTATAATGCTCTTGTAATCCCTGGAGGTCGAGCCCCAGAATATTTGGCATTGGATGAGAAAGTTATTGCATTAGTGAAGCAAATTGTGGAAGCCAGGAAACCAATTGCATCCATATGCCACGGGCAGCAGATTTTAGCTGCTGCTGGTGTTCTACAG GGAAAGAAATGTACTGCGTATCCAGCAGTGAAGCTTAATGTGATTTTGTCAGGAGCAACATGGCTGGAACCTGATCCAATAGATCGTTGCTTCACGGATGGAAATTTGGTTACTGGAGCAGCGTGGCCGGGCCACCCAGAGTTCATTTCTCAGTTGATGACATTGCTTGATATTCGAGTATCATTCTAG